The Streptomyces puniciscabiei genomic interval GGCCGTCGCCGGAAGGACTCTGTGCTCAGGACCTTCCCCAGCAGGGAGACCACGGCGGCGACGTGGACCTCGCCGTGCGTGTCTACGCCCAGGACGATCTCAGGAGTCCGACCTCACCGTAGGACAGCACCCACATGGTGTTCTCTGTCTATCCGGCTTGCAGCCACGTCAGCCGGCTCCGGGCGTGATCAGTGGGCGCGCGTTATGGGCTGTTCGGACCAGATGGTCTTGTGGTTCTGGCCGTGGCGGCAGCCCCAGCGCTCGGCGAGTTGGGCGACGAGGAACAGGCCGCGTCCGCCCTCGTCGGTGGTGCGAGCGCGGCGCAGACGGGGTTGGGCGGTGTTGGAGTCGGTGACCTCGCAGACCAGAACGTGGTGCCGGATCAGTCGCAGCTCCGCCGGCGGACGACCGTAGCGGATCGCGTTGGTGACCAGTTCACTGACGATGAGCTCCGTGGGGAAGAGGAGGTCGTCCAACCCCCATGCGGTGAGTTGGCGGGTCGCCCATTCCCGGGCGTCCGAGACGGCAGCCGGATCAGCGGGTATTCGCCAGCGAGCGGTGTGGTTGGCGGGTACGGCGCGGGTGCGTGCCAGCAGCAGGGTCGCGTCGTCACGTGGTGCTTCGTCCACCAGGTTGTCGAGGAGGGTCCTGCCGGTCTCGTCCAGGGCGCGGTCCGGGCGGCAGGAGGTGGCGAGCGCATCGGTCAGCCGCTGGAGTCCGTCGCCGGCGTCGTGCGCGCCTTGGTGGACCAGGCCGTCGGTGTAGAGCGCGAGTACGCTGCCCGGTTCGACGTCGATGGTGGTTGTCTCGTACGGCATGCCGCAGACGGCGAGGGGCGGCCCCGGGAGTATGTCGACGGCTTCGGCACTCCCGTCGGGCCGCACGAGCACGGGCGGTGGGTGCCCGGCACTGGCCATGGCGCAGAGTCGGGTGACCGGGTCGTAGACCGCGTACAGACAGGTGGCGCCCATGATGTCGTGGTCGCCAGGGGGTGCTTCCGCGGCGAGGCGCTGAACCAGGTCAGCGAGACGCGTGAGCAACTCGTCCGGCTCCAGTTCGAGGTCGGCGAGGGTCTGGATGGCAGCGCGCAGACGGCCCATGGTGGTACTGGCGGTTATGCCGCGGCCGATCACGTCTCCGGCGACGAGGGCCAGCCGGAGAGCGGGCAGGGGTATGGCGTCGTACCAGTCGCCGCTGGTGCCGCCCCCACGGTTTGTGGGCAGGTAGACGCCGGCGGTCTCGGCTGCCGGAGTGTCGGTCGTGGCCGGGGGAAGGAGTCTTTGCTGCAGGGCCATGGCCGCTCTGTGCTCGCGTGTGTAGCGGCGGGCGTTGTCGATGGCGAGTGCTCCCCGTGAGGCGATCTGCCTCATGAGATCCACCTCGTCCTCGGTGAACGGTTCGGACGGACCGGTGCGCCAGACCACGATCGCTCCGAGGGTGAGGCCGCGGGCGTGCAGCGGTGCCACCATCACCGCCTGGACGTCGTGCGGGAGGAACTGCTCGGCCGGATGTGGGCCGCCGATCAGGGCGATGTAGTCGTCCCGGCCGTAGACGACCGTCTCGCCGTGCTGGAAGCGGCGCAGGAGGGGGTGGTCGGACAGGGACGGGACGAGGTTGC includes:
- a CDS encoding ATP-binding SpoIIE family protein phosphatase, which codes for MDPSDVENANPPGAFRGATSISGAGAGGRPPAFDGLAAAVLDDRGTVVGWTGTAQDLTGFCADEVHGRPVRELVADLPHDPHRAAHVPATGRVRLRHQCGNTIDVTFRTTRVNGSANFLVLAAPTPHVTDHRHGAALLRALSAQNRITIALHDTDLTTVQTNAMPDTPDGRPIQPGARLSDVLCAEDAETIEAVLWQVLKTGVPVIHRNQRVSWRHHPVRRHALSLSAFRLEDARGRPEGVAALYIDDTDQLRARRQLDLARAVAERVGGSLDAVRTAQDLADALVPTFGDLAAVDLAEAVFDGGEPAERLGGGDPHLRNAALAPATADWPSGIQRGNLVPSLSDHPLLRRFQHGETVVYGRDDYIALIGGPHPAEQFLPHDVQAVMVAPLHARGLTLGAIVVWRTGPSEPFTEDEVDLMRQIASRGALAIDNARRYTREHRAAMALQQRLLPPATTDTPAAETAGVYLPTNRGGGTSGDWYDAIPLPALRLALVAGDVIGRGITASTTMGRLRAAIQTLADLELEPDELLTRLADLVQRLAAEAPPGDHDIMGATCLYAVYDPVTRLCAMASAGHPPPVLVRPDGSAEAVDILPGPPLAVCGMPYETTTIDVEPGSVLALYTDGLVHQGAHDAGDGLQRLTDALATSCRPDRALDETGRTLLDNLVDEAPRDDATLLLARTRAVPANHTARWRIPADPAAVSDAREWATRQLTAWGLDDLLFPTELIVSELVTNAIRYGRPPAELRLIRHHVLVCEVTDSNTAQPRLRRARTTDEGGRGLFLVAQLAERWGCRHGQNHKTIWSEQPITRAH